The proteins below are encoded in one region of Streptomyces cyanogenus:
- a CDS encoding SH3 domain-containing protein — MSVDRAQETEGIDEGTAVQAAAAVRTYAVAPGVRLNVRSGPGTQYNLVRVLPEGVRVPIYCQTPGTTVSGTYGTTNIWDLIDSGEYVSDAYVNTGSDGYVASRCG, encoded by the coding sequence ATGTCAGTCGACCGCGCACAGGAGACCGAGGGCATCGACGAGGGCACGGCGGTACAGGCGGCGGCAGCCGTCCGCACCTACGCCGTCGCCCCCGGCGTCCGGCTGAACGTCCGCAGCGGCCCGGGCACCCAGTACAACCTGGTCCGCGTCCTGCCGGAGGGCGTCCGGGTGCCGATCTACTGCCAGACGCCCGGTACGACGGTGTCGGGCACGTACGGCACGACCAACATCTGGGACCTCATCGACAGCGGCGAGTACGTCTCCGACGCCTACGTCAACACCGGCAGCGACGGCTACGTAGCCTCCCGCTGCGGCTGA
- a CDS encoding class I SAM-dependent methyltransferase — translation MTAAQPTPADPHAFHAARAGSFNSAAARYAANRPSYPPALFDAVEELAGRPLSGARTVDVGAGTGIATALLHARGADVLAVEPGAGMAAEFRRALPHIPLVRGDGNALPVADAHADLVTYAQAWHWTDPARSVPEALRVLRPGGALALWWNTHPLDVQWIAEAGRRVARFLGADVAAEASKPGKPDQQADPGGRLDFARRTVRWSRRVPIDTHLANVGSHSAFLVVPEERTAAFLEEERAYLLEIFPDGTVEETYDVLLLVARTP, via the coding sequence ATGACCGCCGCCCAGCCCACGCCCGCCGACCCGCACGCCTTCCACGCCGCCCGAGCCGGGTCCTTCAACTCCGCCGCCGCCCGGTACGCCGCGAACCGTCCGTCCTATCCACCCGCCCTCTTCGACGCCGTCGAGGAACTGGCCGGCCGCCCCCTGTCCGGCGCCCGGACCGTGGACGTCGGCGCCGGCACCGGTATCGCCACCGCTCTCCTGCACGCCCGCGGCGCCGACGTCCTCGCCGTGGAACCCGGTGCGGGCATGGCCGCCGAGTTCCGCCGCGCGCTGCCCCACATCCCGCTCGTCCGCGGCGACGGCAACGCCCTCCCCGTCGCCGACGCCCACGCCGACCTCGTCACCTACGCCCAGGCCTGGCACTGGACCGACCCGGCCCGCTCGGTGCCGGAGGCGCTGCGCGTGCTGCGCCCGGGCGGTGCACTGGCCCTGTGGTGGAACACCCACCCCCTGGACGTCCAGTGGATCGCCGAGGCCGGCCGGCGCGTCGCCCGCTTCCTCGGTGCGGACGTCGCCGCCGAGGCGAGCAAGCCGGGCAAGCCCGACCAGCAGGCCGACCCCGGCGGGCGCCTGGACTTCGCCCGCCGCACGGTCCGCTGGAGCCGCCGCGTCCCGATCGACACCCATCTCGCCAACGTCGGCAGCCACTCGGCGTTCCTCGTCGTCCCCGAGGAACGCACGGCCGCCTTCCTGGAGGAGGAGCGCGCCTACCTCCTCGAAATCTTCCCGGACGGCACGGTCGAGGAGACCTACGACGTCCTGCTCCTGGTCGCCCGTACCCCCTGA
- a CDS encoding MFS transporter, translating into MTDVLRRGRASLAFGFFAQGVAFALLVTRIPAVQDRYGVSDALLPVFLAAVPVLAGVGSVTTEQLVKRIRPSRLLRWSQPVVLLALLGVGAGGHGQVAALAVALGVFGLAVGALDASMNMLGVSLQRSYGRSIMLGFHAAYSLGGILGASLAWAGAHWHLALWVSYLPVVAVLLPATLVGSRWYVDAEPAPAAERSGERGTVVFRLLLPLCLVMTFAYIGDSTVSNWSAKYLKDVLGSSEQLATVPYNVYMVTTLVGRSLGDLGVRRFGAVAVVRLGALVAAGGFAVVAVAPGAWVGMLGFTLLGLGLCVLVPQTFAAAGRLFPHASDAAIARLNIFNYVGFLIGSPLVGALGDAWSYRGAVLVPMVLVLVTLGYARSFAAQPDRYGGGHERPRTADVGRGSNGL; encoded by the coding sequence ATGACTGATGTGCTGCGGCGCGGCAGGGCCTCGCTCGCGTTCGGCTTCTTCGCCCAGGGCGTCGCCTTCGCCCTGCTCGTGACGCGCATCCCGGCCGTCCAGGACCGGTACGGCGTCTCCGACGCGCTGCTGCCGGTCTTCCTGGCCGCCGTGCCGGTCCTCGCCGGTGTGGGCAGCGTGACCACCGAGCAGCTGGTGAAGCGGATCCGGCCCAGCCGGCTGCTGCGCTGGTCCCAGCCGGTGGTGCTGCTGGCGCTGCTCGGCGTCGGGGCGGGCGGCCACGGGCAGGTGGCCGCGCTCGCGGTGGCGCTGGGCGTGTTCGGCCTGGCGGTGGGGGCGCTGGACGCGTCCATGAACATGCTCGGGGTCAGTCTCCAGCGGTCGTACGGGCGCAGCATCATGCTCGGCTTCCACGCCGCCTACAGCCTGGGCGGGATCCTCGGGGCCTCGCTGGCCTGGGCCGGGGCGCACTGGCACCTGGCGCTGTGGGTGTCGTACCTGCCGGTGGTGGCCGTGCTGCTGCCGGCGACGCTGGTGGGGAGCCGGTGGTACGTCGACGCGGAGCCCGCGCCGGCGGCGGAGCGCAGCGGGGAGCGCGGGACGGTCGTCTTCAGGCTGCTGCTGCCGCTGTGCCTGGTGATGACCTTCGCCTACATCGGGGACTCGACCGTCTCCAACTGGAGCGCGAAGTACCTGAAGGACGTGCTGGGCAGCTCGGAGCAGCTGGCGACCGTGCCGTACAACGTGTACATGGTGACCACGCTGGTGGGGCGGTCGCTCGGGGACCTCGGGGTACGGCGGTTCGGGGCGGTGGCGGTCGTACGGCTGGGGGCGCTGGTCGCGGCCGGCGGGTTCGCGGTGGTGGCCGTGGCGCCCGGCGCGTGGGTGGGGATGCTCGGGTTCACCCTGTTGGGGCTGGGATTGTGCGTGCTGGTACCGCAGACCTTCGCGGCGGCCGGGCGGCTGTTCCCGCATGCCTCCGATGCGGCGATCGCGCGGCTGAACATCTTCAACTACGTGGGTTTCCTGATCGGTTCGCCGTTGGTGGGGGCGCTCGGGGACGCCTGGAGCTACCGGGGGGCCGTGCTCGTGCCGATGGTGTTGGTCCTGGTGACACTGGGGTACGCCAGGTCGTTCGCCGCTCAACCGGACCGATACGGTGGCGGGCATGAGCGGCCGCGCACAGCTGATGTGGGACGAGGGAGTAACGGGCTATGA
- a CDS encoding EamA/RhaT family transporter, whose protein sequence is MSDETGTPDTTAGSVGRAAQGDGVAPGGGPRPEPLRFFGTSWVNHDNGYAARRAGVAVGSLAAAAVSCLVLRFAYQGIQIAETGSFVTVLVVAMFAICSALAFRNTWEGFGRRHDPQRQASLRGLLAIGFVGSLLAYFFRSLTEAPGEKLHREEYEKAREAHERRTTRRTGNPSRKKRRR, encoded by the coding sequence GTGAGCGACGAAACCGGCACCCCGGACACCACGGCGGGCTCCGTCGGCCGCGCGGCCCAGGGCGACGGCGTGGCCCCGGGCGGCGGCCCCCGCCCCGAACCCCTGCGCTTCTTCGGTACGTCCTGGGTGAACCACGACAACGGCTACGCGGCCCGCCGCGCCGGCGTCGCCGTCGGATCCCTCGCCGCTGCCGCCGTCTCCTGCCTGGTGCTGCGCTTCGCCTACCAGGGCATCCAGATCGCCGAGACCGGTTCCTTCGTGACCGTGCTGGTCGTCGCCATGTTCGCGATCTGCAGCGCGCTCGCCTTCCGCAACACCTGGGAGGGCTTCGGCCGGCGTCACGACCCGCAGCGCCAGGCAAGCCTGCGCGGCCTGCTCGCCATCGGCTTCGTCGGCTCCCTGCTCGCCTACTTCTTCCGCTCCCTCACCGAGGCGCCCGGCGAGAAGCTGCACCGCGAGGAGTACGAGAAGGCACGCGAGGCCCACGAGCGCCGTACCACCCGCCGCACCGGCAACCCGTCCCGGAAGAAGCGCCGCCGGTAG
- a CDS encoding HAD family hydrolase, whose product MRYDLVIFDNDGVLVDSEPISNRLLAAYLTELGHPTSYEDSIRDYMGSAMHRIHELILERTGQRLPVEFDEVFHRRVFAAFERELQPVPGVPGVLAKLAADGVPYCVASSGSHARIRAGHRVTGLDRWFAEERIFSSEDVGRGKPAPDLFLYAAERMGVAPERCVVVEDSPLGVQAAVAAGMDVYGFTAMTPAAKLAAAGQLFPAMDELADLLV is encoded by the coding sequence ATGCGCTATGACCTCGTCATCTTCGACAACGACGGTGTCCTCGTGGACAGCGAGCCCATATCCAACCGGCTCCTGGCCGCCTATCTGACCGAGTTGGGGCATCCCACCTCCTACGAGGACTCCATCCGCGACTACATGGGGTCGGCGATGCACCGGATCCATGAGCTGATTCTGGAGCGGACGGGACAGCGGCTGCCGGTGGAGTTCGACGAGGTCTTCCACCGGCGGGTGTTCGCCGCGTTCGAGCGGGAGTTGCAGCCCGTGCCCGGCGTGCCCGGCGTACTGGCGAAGCTGGCCGCGGACGGAGTGCCGTACTGCGTGGCCTCCTCGGGGAGTCATGCGCGCATCCGGGCCGGGCATCGGGTGACCGGCCTCGACCGGTGGTTCGCCGAGGAACGGATCTTCAGCTCGGAGGACGTGGGGCGGGGCAAGCCGGCGCCGGATCTGTTCCTGTACGCGGCCGAGCGGATGGGGGTGGCCCCCGAGCGGTGCGTGGTCGTGGAGGACTCCCCGCTGGGCGTCCAGGCGGCCGTGGCGGCCGGGATGGACGTGTACGGGTTCACCGCCATGACACCGGCGGCGAAGCTCGCTGCCGCCGGCCAACTCTTCCCGGCCATGGATGAGTTGGCTGACCTGCTGGTATGA
- a CDS encoding VC0807 family protein yields MTKNTGNQDRQPGALDNFKPLLIDVAVPLGSYYLFKDAFGMSTFAALAWSSVVPAVRTVWGLVKERTTNALAGLILVVNVVSLLLSFVSGDPRLMLAKDSGVSSTVAIAILFSVRFGKPMMTAGMKPFLVKGDAAKEAAWQRLMSGSAAGSAAFRSRERAFSLVWGLALLAECVVRAVGAYTIPVDTMVWLGSVILVAAMAIGVVVSGGLAVGPMERMLAAEVEACRTEQPAPALAA; encoded by the coding sequence ATGACGAAGAACACGGGGAACCAGGACCGGCAGCCGGGCGCGCTGGACAACTTCAAGCCGCTGCTCATCGATGTGGCGGTGCCACTCGGCTCCTACTACCTGTTCAAGGACGCCTTCGGCATGAGCACCTTCGCGGCGCTCGCCTGGAGCAGCGTGGTACCCGCGGTGCGGACGGTGTGGGGCCTCGTCAAGGAGCGCACGACCAACGCGCTGGCGGGTCTCATCCTCGTCGTGAACGTCGTCTCGCTGCTGCTGAGCTTCGTGTCGGGCGACCCGCGGCTGATGCTGGCCAAGGACAGCGGCGTCAGCAGCACGGTGGCCATCGCGATCCTGTTCTCCGTCCGGTTCGGCAAGCCGATGATGACCGCCGGCATGAAGCCCTTCCTGGTGAAGGGAGACGCGGCCAAGGAAGCGGCCTGGCAGCGGCTGATGTCCGGGTCGGCGGCCGGGTCGGCGGCCTTCCGCTCCAGGGAGCGGGCGTTCTCCCTGGTGTGGGGTCTGGCCCTGCTCGCCGAGTGCGTGGTGCGGGCCGTGGGCGCGTACACCATTCCTGTGGACACCATGGTGTGGCTGGGCTCCGTCATCCTGGTCGCTGCGATGGCGATCGGTGTCGTGGTCAGCGGGGGGCTGGCCGTCGGGCCGATGGAGCGGATGCTCGCGGCCGAGGTGGAGGCCTGCCGGACGGAGCAGCCCGCGCCGGCCCTCGCCGCCTGA
- the proC gene encoding pyrroline-5-carboxylate reductase: MSQKVAVLGTGKIGEALLSGMIRAGWSPADLLVTARRPERAEELRTRYGVTPVSNTEAAKTADTLILTVKPQDMGTLLDELAPHVPADRLIISGAAGIPTSFFEERLAAGTPVVRVMTNTPALVDEAMSVISAGSHATEEHLAHAEEIFGGVGKTLRVPESQQDACTALSGSGPAYFFYLVEAMTDAGILLGLPRDKAHDLIVQSAIGAAVMLRDSGEHPVKLRENVTSPAGTTINAIRELENHGVRAALIAALEAARDRSRELASGKKD; encoded by the coding sequence ATGAGCCAGAAAGTCGCAGTCCTCGGCACCGGCAAGATCGGCGAAGCCCTGCTCAGCGGAATGATCCGGGCCGGCTGGTCCCCCGCCGACCTCCTGGTCACCGCCCGCCGCCCCGAACGCGCCGAAGAACTCCGCACCCGTTACGGAGTCACCCCGGTCAGCAACACCGAGGCCGCCAAGACCGCCGACACCCTGATCCTCACGGTCAAGCCGCAGGACATGGGCACCCTCCTGGACGAACTCGCCCCGCACGTCCCCGCCGACCGCCTGATCATCAGCGGAGCCGCCGGTATTCCCACCTCCTTCTTCGAGGAGCGCCTGGCAGCGGGCACCCCCGTCGTCCGTGTCATGACCAACACGCCCGCCCTCGTCGACGAGGCCATGTCGGTCATCTCCGCCGGCAGCCACGCCACCGAGGAACACCTCGCACACGCCGAGGAGATCTTCGGCGGCGTCGGCAAGACCCTCCGCGTCCCCGAGAGCCAGCAGGACGCCTGCACCGCGCTGTCGGGCTCCGGCCCGGCGTACTTCTTCTACCTGGTCGAAGCCATGACCGACGCCGGCATCCTGCTCGGCCTGCCCCGGGACAAGGCCCACGACCTCATCGTCCAGTCCGCGATCGGCGCCGCCGTGATGCTCCGCGACAGCGGCGAACACCCCGTGAAACTCCGGGAGAACGTCACCTCCCCGGCCGGCACCACGATCAACGCCATCCGCGAACTGGAGAACCACGGCGTACGAGCCGCCCTCATCGCCGCCCTCGAAGCCGCCCGCGACCGCAGCCGCGAACTCGCCTCCGGCAAGAAGGACTGA
- a CDS encoding serine/threonine-protein kinase, translating into MSPQRNGGAGAEAELPEYAGHYRLESCLGSGGMGIVHLARSTSGMRLAVKVVHAEFARDPEFRGRFRQEVAAARRVSGAFTAPVVDADPEAERPWMATLFIPGPTLSDQVKRKGPLAPEQLRRLMAGLAEALRDIHRVGVVHRDLKPSNVLLAEDGPKVIDFGISRPKDSELRTETGKLIGTPPFMAPEQFRRPREVGPAADIFALGSVMVHAATGRGPFDSDSPYVVAYQVVHDEPDLAGVPDGLAPLVLRCLAKEPADRPTPDELMRELRSVAASYDTQAFIPAQREGEEPRADEGEDEPASGPAPRLASGSAWESPSESASDSASESSWESLPPSTGPGRPRPAGRRPGRRRAAVLAAGGLGLALAGVLAAVWVPGGNDHAPGSREAPTLTAASGSTWTARPAVGGAGVPHCAYGAGKVLCARPGVVFALSQDDGGLVWRRSVGTPSTSGPPAVSGGLVQPYTDGGSRLAGLDPATGKQVWQRRLPAGTTVRYAGGTALLAGADGTLTGVDGATGATRWRGAVPGQGVPAFVAFPGESAAWATRTSADGTSTQVTAVDPETGRVRWDVRLRGWLKPFAARDGSVFFLAVDSAYGAKEIVRYTPATGATRRVALPAVLDGAHATVRGNVVYVLATGGSLDAVDVVSGRRLWHLETSVSRGSVPVVQGGRVYFTAGDGRLLAVDARKGRLVGQTPARLGAHSDQVMGTPPAPVPVGDRVLAAAPDGTVFAVDGRNPSAW; encoded by the coding sequence ATGTCGCCACAGCGCAACGGTGGAGCGGGCGCGGAAGCGGAACTTCCTGAATACGCCGGTCACTACCGTCTGGAGTCCTGTCTGGGGTCCGGTGGCATGGGCATCGTCCACCTCGCCCGGAGTACCTCGGGGATGCGCCTCGCGGTGAAGGTCGTGCACGCCGAGTTCGCCCGGGATCCCGAGTTCAGAGGCCGTTTCCGGCAGGAGGTGGCCGCCGCGCGCAGGGTCAGCGGTGCCTTCACGGCGCCCGTCGTGGATGCCGACCCGGAGGCCGAACGGCCCTGGATGGCCACCTTGTTCATTCCCGGTCCGACTCTCTCCGACCAGGTGAAGCGGAAGGGTCCCCTGGCGCCTGAGCAGTTGCGCCGGCTGATGGCCGGGCTCGCCGAGGCGCTGCGGGACATCCACCGGGTCGGGGTCGTGCACCGGGATCTGAAGCCCAGCAACGTGCTGCTGGCCGAGGACGGTCCGAAGGTCATCGACTTCGGCATCTCCCGGCCGAAGGACAGTGAACTGCGCACCGAGACGGGGAAGCTGATCGGCACGCCGCCGTTCATGGCGCCCGAGCAGTTCCGGCGCCCCCGTGAGGTGGGTCCGGCCGCCGACATCTTCGCGCTCGGCTCGGTCATGGTGCACGCGGCCACGGGACGCGGGCCGTTCGACTCCGACAGCCCGTACGTCGTCGCCTACCAGGTGGTCCACGACGAGCCGGATCTGGCGGGCGTACCGGATGGTCTCGCGCCGCTGGTGCTGCGGTGCCTGGCCAAGGAGCCCGCGGACCGGCCCACACCGGACGAGCTGATGCGGGAACTGCGCTCGGTGGCGGCCTCGTACGACACCCAGGCGTTCATACCGGCCCAGCGGGAGGGTGAGGAGCCGCGGGCGGACGAGGGCGAGGACGAGCCCGCATCGGGGCCCGCACCACGGCTCGCATCCGGATCCGCATGGGAATCCCCGTCCGAGTCCGCATCGGACTCCGCGTCGGAATCTTCATGGGAGTCCCTGCCCCCGTCCACGGGCCCCGGCCGCCCCCGGCCGGCCGGGCGGCGCCCAGGGCGCAGACGGGCGGCGGTGCTGGCGGCCGGAGGCCTCGGGCTCGCGCTGGCCGGCGTGCTCGCCGCGGTGTGGGTGCCGGGGGGAAACGATCATGCACCCGGGAGCAGGGAGGCGCCGACCCTGACGGCGGCTTCCGGCAGTACCTGGACGGCCCGGCCGGCGGTCGGCGGCGCGGGCGTGCCGCACTGCGCGTACGGGGCGGGAAAGGTGCTCTGCGCCCGCCCGGGTGTCGTCTTCGCGCTCTCGCAGGACGACGGCGGGCTGGTGTGGCGGCGCTCGGTCGGCACTCCGTCCACGAGCGGGCCGCCGGCCGTCTCCGGCGGGCTGGTGCAGCCGTACACGGACGGCGGCTCACGGCTCGCGGGGCTCGACCCGGCCACCGGCAAGCAGGTCTGGCAGCGCCGGCTGCCCGCGGGGACGACGGTGCGGTACGCCGGCGGCACGGCCCTGCTCGCGGGCGCCGACGGCACGCTCACCGGAGTGGACGGCGCGACCGGCGCCACGCGCTGGCGCGGTGCCGTACCCGGGCAGGGCGTGCCCGCCTTCGTGGCGTTCCCCGGCGAGTCGGCGGCCTGGGCGACGCGTACGTCCGCCGACGGGACGAGCACGCAGGTGACCGCCGTGGACCCGGAGACCGGCCGGGTGCGGTGGGACGTACGGCTGCGGGGCTGGCTCAAGCCGTTCGCCGCGCGGGACGGTTCGGTGTTCTTCCTGGCCGTGGACAGCGCGTACGGCGCCAAGGAGATCGTCCGCTACACCCCCGCGACGGGCGCGACCCGGCGCGTCGCGCTGCCCGCCGTGCTCGACGGCGCGCACGCCACCGTGCGCGGGAACGTCGTCTACGTGCTGGCCACCGGCGGCTCCCTGGACGCCGTGGACGTGGTGTCGGGCAGGCGCCTGTGGCATCTGGAGACGTCGGTGAGCCGCGGTTCGGTGCCCGTCGTGCAGGGCGGGCGGGTGTACTTCACCGCCGGCGACGGCCGGCTGCTCGCCGTGGACGCGCGCAAGGGCCGGCTCGTCGGGCAGACTCCGGCGCGGCTGGGCGCGCACTCCGACCAGGTCATGGGCACCCCGCCCGCCCCGGTGCCGGTCGGCGACCGCGTCCTCGCCGCCGCGCCGGACGGCACGGTCTTCGCCGTGGACGGCCGGAATCCGTCCGCCTGGTAG
- a CDS encoding ABC transporter ATP-binding protein gives MMNYATDPPPQTPAPAVHADDLTVVRGSRTVLHHLHFTVPRGQITGLLGPSGCGKSTLLRSIVGTQAKVRGTLNVLGHPAGHSTLRSRVGYVTQAPSVYDDLTVRQNLDYFAAILDPGRAAAERRHQHVTQAIADVDLTRHADALAGNLSGGQRSRVSLAVALLGTPELLVLDEPTVGLDPVLRRDLWNLFHDLAATRGTTLLVSSHVMDEAERCHRLLLMREGEVLADDTPDALRNRTGTDTIEAAFLHLVDEAAAGRTKESTR, from the coding sequence ATGATGAATTATGCGACGGACCCTCCGCCCCAGACACCGGCCCCCGCCGTCCACGCCGACGACCTCACCGTCGTCCGCGGCTCCCGCACGGTCCTGCACCACCTCCACTTCACCGTTCCCCGCGGTCAGATCACCGGCCTGCTCGGCCCCTCCGGCTGCGGCAAATCCACCCTCCTGCGCTCGATCGTCGGCACCCAGGCCAAGGTCAGAGGCACCCTGAACGTCCTCGGCCACCCGGCCGGCCACTCCACCCTGCGCAGCCGCGTCGGCTACGTCACCCAGGCCCCCTCCGTCTACGACGACCTCACGGTCCGTCAGAACCTCGACTACTTCGCCGCGATCCTCGACCCCGGCCGGGCCGCCGCCGAACGCCGCCACCAGCACGTCACCCAGGCCATCGCCGACGTCGACCTCACCCGCCACGCCGACGCCCTCGCCGGCAACCTCTCGGGCGGCCAGCGCAGCCGCGTCTCCCTGGCCGTCGCCCTCCTCGGCACCCCCGAACTCCTCGTCCTGGACGAGCCGACCGTCGGCCTCGACCCCGTCCTGCGCCGCGACCTGTGGAACCTCTTCCACGACCTCGCCGCCACCCGCGGCACCACCCTCCTCGTCTCCTCCCACGTCATGGACGAGGCCGAGCGCTGCCACCGCCTCCTCCTCATGCGCGAGGGCGAGGTCCTGGCCGACGACACGCCGGACGCCCTGCGCAACCGCACCGGCACCGACACCATCGAGGCCGCCTTCCTCCACCTGGTCGACGAGGCCGCCGCGGGCCGCACGAAGGAGAGCACCCGATGA
- the trpS gene encoding tryptophan--tRNA ligase, translating to MTRVFSGIQPTGHLTLGNYLGAMRRWAEVDQHRADSLFCVVDLHALTVDHDPARVRRLSRQTATLLLASGLDPEVCTVFLQSHVDEHTRLSYLLECVAADGEVRRMIQYKEKAAKERQRGGSVRLSLLTYPVLMAADILAYGTDEVPVGEDQAQHVELARDLAARFNQRYGHTFVVPRSTLPQVAARVMNLQDPTRKMGKSEDSGAGVVYLLDEPDVVRKKVLRAVTDSGREVVYDRAERPGVANLLDILAACTGGNPESLADVYDSYGSLKKDTAEAVVEVLRPVQARHRELCADPVYVEGVLRDGAEKARALARPTVDTAYRAIGLLPPVAEPSLSAAR from the coding sequence ATGACTCGGGTCTTCAGCGGGATTCAGCCGACCGGGCACCTGACCCTGGGCAACTACCTCGGGGCCATGCGGCGCTGGGCCGAGGTGGATCAGCACCGGGCTGACTCGTTGTTCTGCGTGGTCGACCTGCACGCGCTGACCGTGGACCACGATCCGGCGCGGGTGCGCAGGCTCAGCCGGCAGACGGCCACGCTGTTGTTGGCGTCGGGGCTCGACCCCGAGGTGTGCACCGTGTTCCTGCAGAGCCATGTGGACGAGCACACACGGCTGTCGTACCTGCTGGAGTGTGTGGCCGCCGACGGGGAGGTGCGGCGGATGATCCAGTACAAGGAGAAGGCCGCGAAGGAACGGCAGCGCGGTGGGAGCGTGCGTCTGTCGCTGCTGACGTATCCGGTCCTGATGGCGGCGGACATCCTGGCGTACGGCACGGACGAGGTGCCGGTGGGTGAGGACCAGGCGCAGCACGTGGAGCTCGCCCGGGATCTGGCGGCGCGGTTCAACCAGCGGTACGGGCACACGTTCGTGGTGCCGAGGTCGACGCTGCCGCAGGTGGCGGCGCGGGTGATGAACCTGCAGGACCCCACGCGGAAGATGGGGAAGTCGGAGGACTCGGGTGCGGGTGTCGTCTATCTGCTGGACGAGCCGGACGTGGTGCGCAAGAAGGTGCTGCGGGCGGTGACCGACAGCGGGCGGGAGGTCGTCTACGACCGGGCCGAGCGGCCGGGGGTGGCGAATCTGCTCGACATTCTCGCTGCGTGCACGGGTGGGAACCCTGAGTCACTGGCGGACGTTTACGACTCGTACGGCTCTTTGAAGAAGGACACCGCGGAGGCGGTGGTGGAGGTGCTGCGGCCGGTGCAGGCCCGGCATCGGGAGCTGTGTGCCGATCCGGTTTATGTGGAGGGGGTGCTGCGCGATGGTGCGGAGAAGGCTCGGGCGTTGGCCAGGCCGACGGTCGATACGGCTTACAGGGCGATCGGGTTGCTGCCGCCCGTGGCGGAGCCTTCGCTGAGCGCTGCCCGGTAG
- a CDS encoding ABC transporter permease produces MSTTTQAAPTPASGTPNASRTTATAARVLRQLRHDPRTIALMILVPCLMLVLLRYVFDASPRTFDTIGASLLGVFPLITMFLVTSIATLRERTSGTLERLLAMPLGKADLIAGYALAFGALAIVQSALATGLAVWLLGLDVTGSPWLLLLVALLDALLGTALGLFVSAFAASEFQAVQFMPAVIFPQLLLCGLFAPRSDMHPVLEAVSDVLPMSYAVDGMNEVLHHSDITATFVRDVLVVAGCAVLVLGLGAATLRRRTA; encoded by the coding sequence ATGAGTACGACGACCCAGGCGGCCCCCACCCCCGCCTCCGGCACGCCCAACGCCTCCCGCACCACCGCCACCGCGGCCCGGGTCCTGCGCCAGCTCCGCCACGACCCGCGCACCATCGCGCTGATGATCCTCGTCCCGTGCCTGATGCTGGTCCTGCTGCGCTACGTCTTCGACGCGAGCCCCCGCACCTTCGACACCATCGGAGCCTCGCTGCTCGGCGTCTTCCCGCTGATCACGATGTTCCTGGTCACCTCCATCGCCACCCTGCGCGAACGCACCTCCGGCACCCTCGAACGCCTCCTCGCCATGCCCCTGGGCAAGGCCGACCTGATCGCCGGCTACGCCCTGGCCTTCGGCGCCCTCGCCATCGTCCAGTCCGCCCTCGCCACCGGACTCGCGGTCTGGCTCCTCGGCCTCGACGTCACCGGCTCCCCCTGGCTGCTCCTGCTCGTGGCCCTCCTCGACGCCCTGCTCGGCACGGCCCTCGGCCTCTTCGTCTCGGCCTTCGCGGCCTCGGAATTCCAGGCGGTCCAGTTCATGCCCGCCGTGATCTTTCCCCAGCTCCTCCTCTGCGGCCTGTTCGCTCCCCGTTCCGACATGCACCCCGTCCTGGAGGCCGTCTCCGACGTCCTGCCGATGTCGTACGCCGTCGACGGCATGAACGAGGTCCTCCACCACAGCGACATCACCGCGACCTTCGTGCGGGACGTCCTGGTCGTGGCCGGCTGCGCGGTCCTCGTCCTGGGCCTGGGCGCGGCGACGCTACGACGGCGCACGGCCTAG